From one Shewanella sp. GD04112 genomic stretch:
- the mutS gene encoding DNA mismatch repair protein MutS, with protein sequence MNPIDTDDLEKHTPMMRQYLTMKAEHHDMLLFYRMGDFYELFYDDAKRASELLGISLTARGKSGGDPIPMAGIPYHAVEGYLAKLVQIGQSVAICEQIGDPATSKGPVERKVVRIVTPGTLTDEALLQERQDNLLAAVYQGKVGFGYATLDVSSGRFVIAELETKESLEAELQRTNPVEILYSEDFGAMELLHHFKGKRRRPEWEFDYDTSIKLLLAQFGTKDLHGFGITDARLSLQAAGCLMQYVKDTQRTALPHINAITRFNQTDTIVLDAATRRNLELTQNLSGGRDNTLAAVLDNTATAMGSRMLQRWIHQPLRDHAQIFARQTAVNELLGTAAHESLHEQLKALGDIERIMARLALRTARPRDFARLRQALNLLPQLQQSLAQLSAPHTVKLGQLLGEFPEEQQLLERAIVDNPPMLIRDGGVIREGYNAELDEWRGLSEGATDYLVQLEAREKERTGIATLKVGYNRVHGYYIEVSRLQSQQVPLNYQRRQTLKNMERYITPELKEYEEKVLSSQGKALALEKQLWDELFDLILPKLHELQAFARAAAELDVLSNFAERAETLGYTCPELSSEIGVKIEAGRHPVVERVSQTPFIANPVTLHNQRRMLIVTGPNMGGKSTYMRQVALITLMAHIGCFVPADRAIIGPIDRIFTRIGASDDLASGRSTFMVEMTETANILHNATAQSLVLMDEIGRGTSTYDGLSLAWSAAEYLAQQVGAMTLFATHYFELTQLPELMAGVYNVHLDAIEHEDTIAFMHAVQEGAASKSYGLQVAALAGVPARVIKAAKHKLHQLESRDHQVEGANVNGTRAPIQTLLALPEPVENPAVSKLKDINPDNLTPKQALDLLYELKRLS encoded by the coding sequence ATGAATCCTATAGATACCGATGATTTAGAAAAACATACTCCTATGATGCGTCAATATTTGACCATGAAAGCGGAGCATCACGACATGCTGCTGTTTTATCGTATGGGTGACTTCTATGAACTCTTCTATGATGACGCAAAACGCGCCTCTGAATTATTGGGCATTTCCCTTACGGCCCGAGGCAAAAGTGGTGGCGATCCGATCCCGATGGCGGGTATCCCTTACCATGCGGTTGAAGGCTATCTAGCCAAATTGGTTCAAATTGGTCAATCGGTCGCGATCTGTGAGCAGATTGGCGACCCTGCTACCTCAAAAGGCCCGGTTGAGCGAAAAGTGGTGCGCATCGTCACCCCAGGTACATTGACCGACGAAGCCCTATTGCAGGAGAGGCAAGACAATCTGTTAGCCGCGGTTTACCAAGGTAAAGTTGGTTTTGGCTACGCGACCCTCGATGTGTCTTCCGGCCGCTTTGTGATTGCTGAATTAGAGACAAAGGAGTCCCTCGAAGCCGAGCTGCAACGTACCAATCCGGTCGAAATTCTCTATAGCGAAGATTTTGGCGCGATGGAGTTATTGCATCATTTTAAAGGCAAGCGTCGCCGCCCCGAGTGGGAGTTTGATTACGATACCAGCATCAAACTGCTGCTGGCTCAATTTGGCACTAAGGATTTGCACGGCTTTGGGATTACCGATGCGCGGCTGTCGCTGCAAGCTGCTGGCTGCTTAATGCAATATGTGAAAGACACTCAGCGCACCGCCCTGCCCCATATCAATGCCATTACCCGTTTCAATCAAACCGATACGATTGTCTTGGACGCGGCAACGCGCCGTAACCTGGAGCTGACACAAAATTTGAGTGGTGGTCGAGATAACACCCTAGCAGCCGTGCTCGACAATACCGCAACAGCGATGGGCAGCCGAATGCTGCAACGCTGGATCCATCAGCCGCTAAGAGACCATGCACAGATTTTTGCTCGCCAAACGGCCGTGAATGAATTACTCGGGACCGCGGCCCATGAGTCATTACATGAACAGCTTAAAGCCCTAGGCGATATCGAACGTATCATGGCAAGGCTGGCGCTTCGTACCGCACGTCCAAGGGATTTTGCCCGTCTACGCCAGGCATTAAACCTATTGCCTCAGTTGCAGCAGTCACTCGCGCAGTTAAGTGCGCCACATACGGTGAAACTAGGCCAACTCTTAGGTGAGTTTCCTGAAGAGCAACAACTGCTTGAGCGCGCGATTGTTGATAACCCGCCGATGCTTATCCGTGATGGTGGCGTGATCCGCGAAGGCTACAATGCCGAGTTAGATGAATGGCGAGGCTTAAGTGAGGGAGCCACTGATTATCTGGTTCAGCTCGAGGCGCGGGAAAAAGAGCGTACTGGCATTGCCACGCTGAAGGTTGGCTACAACCGAGTGCATGGCTACTACATCGAAGTCAGTCGCCTGCAATCACAGCAAGTGCCATTAAATTACCAGCGCCGCCAAACCCTTAAGAATATGGAGCGTTACATCACTCCTGAACTTAAGGAATACGAAGAAAAAGTGCTGTCGAGCCAAGGTAAGGCGCTCGCCCTTGAAAAACAACTTTGGGACGAATTGTTTGATTTAATACTTCCCAAGTTGCATGAGCTACAAGCCTTTGCCAGAGCGGCGGCCGAACTCGATGTACTGAGTAACTTTGCCGAACGTGCCGAAACCTTAGGCTATACCTGCCCAGAACTGAGCAGCGAAATCGGGGTAAAAATCGAAGCGGGTCGCCACCCTGTGGTTGAGCGTGTGAGTCAAACGCCTTTTATCGCCAATCCTGTCACCCTGCACAATCAACGCCGGATGTTGATTGTCACCGGTCCAAACATGGGCGGTAAATCGACCTACATGCGCCAAGTGGCGCTTATCACCCTAATGGCCCATATTGGCTGCTTTGTGCCAGCAGATCGCGCCATCATTGGCCCTATCGATCGGATTTTTACTCGGATTGGCGCCTCAGACGATCTCGCCTCTGGTCGCTCAACCTTTATGGTAGAAATGACTGAAACGGCAAATATTCTCCATAATGCGACCGCACAAAGTTTAGTCTTGATGGATGAAATTGGCCGTGGCACCTCAACCTACGATGGTCTGTCATTAGCCTGGTCCGCAGCGGAATATCTAGCGCAGCAAGTCGGCGCAATGACGCTGTTTGCGACCCATTATTTCGAGTTAACACAATTACCGGAACTCATGGCTGGCGTCTATAACGTGCACCTCGATGCAATTGAGCACGAAGACACCATCGCCTTTATGCATGCAGTGCAAGAAGGTGCGGCCAGTAAGAGTTATGGTTTGCAGGTAGCGGCCCTTGCTGGGGTACCTGCACGGGTGATTAAGGCGGCAAAACACAAGTTACATCAGCTTGAGAGCCGCGATCATCAAGTGGAAGGTGCTAATGTTAACGGCACTAGGGCACCGATCCAAACC
- the recA gene encoding recombinase RecA: MKVDPNKEKALAAVLSQIEKQFGKGSIMKLGEDRSMDVETISTGSLSLDVALGAGGLPMGRIVEIYGPESSGKTTLTLEVIAAAQREGKTCAFIDAEHALDPIYAKKLGVDIDNLLCSQPDTGEQALEICDALTRSGAVDVIIVDSVAALTPKAEIEGEIGDSHMGLAARMMSQAMRKLAGNLKQSNTLLIFINQIRMKIGVMFGNPETTTGGNALKFYASVRLDIRRTGAIKEGDEVVGNETRVKVVKNKVAAPFKQAEFQILYGQGINRTGELVDLGVAHKLIEKAGAWYSYKGDKIGQGRANAGKYLTENPAIAAEIDKTLRELLLSNPSAMSSSSSDDENSEGNVDFETGEVF; encoded by the coding sequence ATGAAGGTCGATCCAAACAAAGAGAAAGCACTTGCTGCGGTATTGAGCCAAATTGAAAAGCAATTTGGTAAAGGCTCCATCATGAAGCTGGGCGAAGACCGCTCTATGGATGTTGAGACTATTTCTACTGGTTCACTTTCCCTTGACGTCGCCTTAGGGGCTGGCGGTTTACCAATGGGACGTATCGTTGAGATTTATGGTCCTGAATCATCAGGTAAAACGACGCTGACATTAGAAGTGATTGCCGCCGCTCAGCGCGAAGGTAAAACCTGTGCTTTTATCGACGCCGAGCATGCGCTAGACCCTATCTATGCTAAAAAGTTAGGCGTAGATATTGATAACTTACTGTGTTCACAACCCGATACAGGCGAGCAAGCCCTTGAGATTTGTGATGCGTTGACCCGTTCTGGAGCGGTAGATGTGATCATCGTTGACTCGGTTGCGGCATTAACACCCAAAGCGGAAATTGAAGGTGAAATTGGTGACTCACACATGGGCTTAGCGGCGCGTATGATGAGCCAAGCGATGCGTAAGCTAGCGGGTAACCTCAAGCAATCGAATACACTGTTAATCTTCATCAACCAAATTCGTATGAAGATTGGTGTGATGTTTGGTAACCCAGAAACCACAACGGGCGGTAACGCGCTGAAGTTCTACGCCTCTGTTCGTCTCGATATTCGCCGTACTGGTGCTATCAAAGAAGGCGATGAAGTAGTGGGTAACGAGACGCGCGTTAAAGTGGTTAAAAACAAGGTTGCTGCACCGTTTAAGCAAGCTGAGTTCCAAATTCTTTACGGTCAAGGTATCAACCGTACCGGTGAGTTAGTCGATTTAGGTGTGGCCCATAAACTTATCGAAAAAGCCGGTGCATGGTATAGCTACAAGGGTGACAAGATTGGTCAAGGTCGTGCAAATGCTGGTAAATATCTGACTGAAAACCCAGCAATTGCTGCTGAAATCGATAAAACTCTGCGTGAGTTACTGCTGAGTAACCCAAGCGCTATGTCT